Proteins encoded within one genomic window of Variovorax sp. OAS795:
- a CDS encoding CysB family HTH-type transcriptional regulator, whose amino-acid sequence MNFQQLRSVREAVRCGFNLTEVAHTLHTSQPGVSRQIRELEEELGIELFVRAGKRLTGLTEPGGHVLPIIERMLMESSNLRHAGQEFVAQQSGLLSVAATHSQARYAMPVAVQEFRAQFPNVKLHLHQGSPKQIAQMLIDGEADVGIATEALGDYPQLVALPCYRWTHSVVVPPGHALLDAPLSLEALTRHPLITYDTGFTGRSRIDEAFAQRGLTPHIVLAAMDADVIKTYVQLGMGVGIVAGVAYEAERDTQLRALDAGRLFGINLTKLAVRRGNYLRKYVYAFIESFAPTLTRTVVEKALGDEAKGSHYEI is encoded by the coding sequence ATGAACTTTCAACAACTGCGCTCGGTACGCGAGGCCGTTCGTTGCGGCTTCAACCTGACCGAGGTTGCCCACACGCTGCACACCTCCCAACCGGGCGTGAGCCGGCAGATCCGCGAACTGGAGGAAGAACTCGGCATCGAGCTTTTCGTGCGCGCCGGCAAGCGGCTCACCGGGCTCACGGAACCCGGCGGGCATGTGCTTCCGATCATCGAGCGCATGCTGATGGAGAGCAGCAACCTGCGCCACGCGGGACAGGAGTTCGTGGCACAGCAGAGCGGGCTGCTTTCGGTGGCGGCCACGCATTCGCAGGCCCGCTACGCGATGCCGGTGGCGGTGCAGGAATTTCGCGCCCAGTTTCCCAACGTGAAGCTGCACCTGCACCAGGGCTCGCCCAAGCAGATCGCGCAGATGCTGATCGACGGCGAAGCCGACGTGGGCATAGCGACCGAGGCGCTGGGCGACTATCCCCAGCTGGTGGCACTGCCCTGCTACCGCTGGACGCACTCGGTGGTGGTGCCGCCGGGGCATGCGCTGCTCGACGCGCCGCTGTCGCTGGAGGCGCTCACGCGCCATCCGCTCATCACCTACGACACGGGCTTCACCGGGCGCTCGCGCATCGACGAGGCCTTCGCCCAGCGGGGACTCACGCCCCACATCGTGCTGGCGGCCATGGACGCCGACGTGATCAAGACCTACGTGCAGCTGGGCATGGGCGTGGGCATCGTCGCCGGCGTGGCGTACGAGGCCGAACGCGACACGCAGCTGCGCGCGCTGGACGCAGGCCGGCTGTTCGGCATCAACCTCACCAAGCTGGCGGTGCGGCGCGGCAACTACCTGCGCAAATACGTCTATGCCTTCATCGAGTCTTTCGCACCCACCTTGACGCGCACCGTGGTCGAGAAGGCTCTGGGAGACGAAGCGAAGGGCTCGCACTACGAAATCTAG
- a CDS encoding hotdog fold thioesterase has product MRIWKKDISIEELTRNHVGTAVSTLGMEFLEVGDDFIRARVPVDERTRQPYGILHGGVSVVLAETLGSCGAHYSAPEGDRAVGLDINANHIRSATGGWVTGTARPVHRGRTTQVWQIDMTNDAGELTCVSRITMAVLPPR; this is encoded by the coding sequence ATGCGCATCTGGAAGAAAGACATCTCGATCGAAGAGCTGACCCGCAACCACGTCGGCACCGCCGTCTCCACGCTCGGCATGGAGTTCCTGGAGGTGGGCGACGACTTCATCCGCGCCCGCGTGCCGGTGGACGAGCGCACCCGCCAGCCCTACGGCATCCTGCACGGCGGCGTCTCGGTGGTGCTGGCCGAAACGCTGGGCTCGTGCGGCGCGCACTACTCGGCGCCCGAGGGCGACCGGGCCGTAGGCCTGGACATCAATGCCAACCACATCCGCTCGGCCACCGGCGGCTGGGTCACCGGCACTGCGCGCCCCGTGCACCGCGGCCGCACCACGCAGGTGTGGCAGATCGACATGACGAACGACGCCGGCGAATTGACCTGCGTCTCGCGCATCACAATGGCGGTGCTGCCGCCGCGCTAG
- the minC gene encoding septum site-determining protein MinC has translation MADVSAARTKAVFEFKSATLPLIAVILKTADLAVLAEALDAQLADSPDFFEQEPVVIDLSQLQPEEEGGEEPAALDFAALRGLLARHQTQPIAVRGGNAAQNAAARAAGLSLTAMPVAPAPRSPAPPAASPAPASEAPQIVREVPVPANGTLLIDKPLRSGQQVYARGGDVVVTAVVSFGAEVIADGNVHVYAPLRGKAIAGARGNTEARIFSTCMEAQLVAIAGIYRTNEVPLPDPVLGKPAQIRLDGKKLVIDPI, from the coding sequence ATGGCCGATGTCTCCGCCGCGCGCACCAAGGCGGTTTTCGAATTCAAGAGCGCCACGCTGCCGCTGATCGCAGTGATACTCAAGACGGCCGACCTGGCCGTGCTGGCCGAGGCGCTCGACGCCCAGCTGGCCGATTCGCCCGATTTCTTCGAGCAGGAGCCGGTGGTCATCGACCTCTCGCAGCTGCAGCCTGAAGAAGAAGGCGGCGAGGAGCCCGCAGCGCTCGACTTCGCGGCGCTGCGCGGCCTGCTGGCGCGCCACCAGACCCAGCCCATTGCGGTGCGCGGGGGCAATGCCGCGCAGAACGCGGCGGCCCGCGCGGCCGGGCTTTCGCTCACGGCCATGCCGGTGGCGCCCGCGCCGCGTTCCCCGGCGCCGCCCGCTGCATCCCCTGCGCCCGCGAGCGAAGCGCCGCAGATCGTGCGCGAAGTGCCGGTGCCGGCCAACGGCACGCTCCTGATCGACAAGCCGCTGCGCTCGGGCCAGCAGGTCTACGCCCGCGGAGGCGACGTGGTGGTGACCGCGGTGGTGAGCTTCGGTGCCGAAGTGATCGCCGACGGCAACGTGCACGTCTATGCGCCGCTGCGGGGCAAGGCGATTGCCGGCGCGCGCGGCAACACCGAGGCGCGCATCTTCTCGACCTGCATGGAGGCGCAGCTGGTGGCCATTGCCGGCATCTATCGCACCAACGAAGTGCCGCTGCCCGACCCCGTGCTGGGCAAGCCGGCGCAGATACGCCTGGACGGCAAGAAACTCGTGATCGATCCGATCTGA
- the minE gene encoding cell division topological specificity factor MinE, with protein sequence MSFFSFLLGEKKKTASVAKERLQIILAHERSSLSGKKRPDYLPDLQRELMAVISKYVKINAEDIKVHLEKQDDLEVLDIKIELPDPAPSPAR encoded by the coding sequence ATGTCCTTTTTCTCGTTCCTGCTCGGCGAAAAGAAGAAGACGGCCAGCGTCGCCAAGGAGCGGCTGCAGATCATCCTCGCGCACGAGCGGTCCAGCCTCAGCGGCAAGAAACGCCCCGACTACCTGCCCGACCTCCAGCGCGAGCTGATGGCGGTGATCTCGAAGTACGTGAAGATCAATGCCGAGGACATCAAGGTCCACCTGGAAAAGCAGGACGACCTCGAAGTGCTCGACATCAAGATCGAACTGCCCGACCCGGCGCCTTCGCCGGCGCGCTGA
- the minD gene encoding septum site-determining protein MinD: protein MAKIVVVTSGKGGVGKTTTSASFASGLALAGKKTAVIDFDVGLRNLDLIMGCERRVVYDLINVIQGEANLSQALIKDKQCDNLFVLAASQTRDKEALTQEGVEKVLNDLSAMDFDYIVCDSPAGIETGAMMAMHFADEALVVTNPEVSSVRDSDRILGMLSSKTKRAKEGGDPIKEHLLITRYNPNRVAGGQMLSLEDIQDILRIKLIGVIPESESVLQASNQGVPAIHDKDTDVAKAYSDVVARFLGEDKPMRFVDAEKPGFFKRIFGGK, encoded by the coding sequence ATGGCCAAAATTGTGGTGGTGACCTCAGGCAAGGGCGGCGTCGGAAAGACCACGACGAGCGCCAGCTTCGCGTCGGGCCTCGCGCTCGCGGGCAAGAAGACGGCGGTGATCGACTTCGACGTGGGCCTGCGCAACCTCGACCTCATCATGGGCTGCGAACGCCGCGTGGTGTACGACCTGATCAACGTGATCCAGGGCGAAGCCAACCTGAGCCAGGCGCTGATCAAGGACAAGCAGTGCGACAACCTCTTCGTGCTGGCGGCCTCGCAGACGCGCGACAAGGAAGCGCTGACGCAGGAGGGCGTCGAAAAGGTGCTGAACGACCTGTCCGCCATGGACTTCGACTACATCGTGTGCGATTCGCCCGCGGGCATCGAGACCGGCGCGATGATGGCCATGCACTTTGCCGACGAGGCCCTCGTGGTGACCAACCCCGAGGTATCCTCGGTGCGCGACTCCGACCGCATCCTGGGCATGCTGAGCAGCAAGACCAAGCGGGCGAAGGAAGGCGGCGACCCCATCAAGGAGCACCTGCTGATCACCCGCTACAACCCCAACCGCGTGGCCGGCGGCCAGATGCTCTCGCTGGAGGACATCCAGGACATCCTGCGCATCAAGCTGATCGGCGTCATTCCCGAATCCGAAAGCGTGCTGCAGGCGTCCAACCAGGGCGTGCCCGCGATCCACGACAAGGACACCGACGTGGCCAAGGCCTACAGCGACGTGGTGGCGCGCTTCCTGGGCGAAGACAAGCCGATGCGCTTCGTCGACGCGGAAAAGCCGGGCTTCTTCAAGCGAATTTTCGGAGGCAAGTAG
- a CDS encoding solute carrier family 23 protein, which produces MSNLFSWREVAATEGRVVAPDERLPWLQTGAMGVQHVIAMFGATVLAPILMGFNPNIAILMSGIGTLIFFLVTGGKVPSYLGSSFAFIGVVIAASGYAGKGPNANIAVALGGIVACGVIYILIGALVQAIGTGWIERFMPPVVTGAVVAVIGLNLASVPIKNMAASNFDSWMQAVTFLCVGLVAVFTRGMLQRLLILIGLILATVVYALLTNLLGMGKPVDLSGIANAAWFGLPTFTAPVFTTNAMLLIAPVAIILVAENLGHLKAVTAMTGRNLDPYIGRAFIGDGIATVVSGAAGGTGVTTYAENIGVMAATRIYSTAVFVVAALIALVLGFSPKFGALIQAIPLPVMGGVSIVVFGLIAIAGAKIWVDNKVDFSQNKNLIVAAITLIIGTGDFTLKFGQFALGGIGTATFGAIILYALLGGTRNASAPAK; this is translated from the coding sequence ATGAGCAACCTATTCAGCTGGCGCGAAGTCGCCGCCACCGAGGGCCGCGTGGTCGCGCCCGATGAACGGCTGCCCTGGCTGCAGACCGGCGCCATGGGCGTGCAGCACGTCATCGCGATGTTCGGCGCCACGGTGCTGGCGCCCATCCTGATGGGCTTCAACCCCAACATCGCCATCCTGATGAGCGGCATCGGCACGCTGATCTTCTTCCTGGTGACCGGCGGCAAGGTGCCCAGCTACCTGGGCTCGAGCTTCGCGTTCATCGGCGTGGTGATTGCCGCGAGCGGCTATGCGGGCAAGGGGCCCAACGCCAACATCGCGGTGGCGCTCGGCGGCATCGTGGCGTGCGGGGTGATCTACATCCTCATCGGCGCCCTGGTGCAGGCCATCGGCACCGGCTGGATCGAACGCTTCATGCCGCCGGTGGTCACGGGCGCGGTGGTGGCGGTGATCGGGCTCAACCTGGCGAGCGTGCCGATCAAGAACATGGCGGCCAGCAATTTCGATTCGTGGATGCAGGCCGTCACCTTTCTCTGCGTGGGCCTCGTGGCGGTGTTCACGCGCGGCATGCTGCAGCGCCTGCTGATCCTGATCGGGCTGATCCTGGCCACCGTGGTCTATGCGCTGCTGACCAACCTCCTGGGCATGGGCAAGCCGGTGGACCTGTCCGGCATCGCCAATGCCGCGTGGTTCGGCCTGCCGACCTTCACCGCGCCGGTGTTCACCACCAACGCCATGCTGCTGATCGCGCCGGTGGCCATCATCCTGGTGGCGGAAAACCTCGGCCACCTGAAAGCGGTCACGGCCATGACCGGGCGCAACCTCGACCCGTACATCGGCCGCGCCTTCATCGGCGACGGCATTGCCACCGTGGTGAGCGGCGCCGCCGGCGGCACGGGCGTGACCACCTATGCCGAGAACATCGGCGTGATGGCGGCCACGCGCATCTATTCGACCGCGGTGTTCGTGGTGGCGGCGCTCATTGCGCTGGTGCTGGGCTTCAGCCCGAAGTTCGGCGCGCTGATCCAGGCCATCCCGCTGCCGGTGATGGGCGGCGTAAGCATCGTGGTGTTCGGCCTCATCGCGATCGCGGGCGCCAAGATCTGGGTCGACAACAAGGTCGATTTCTCGCAGAACAAGAACCTCATCGTGGCCGCGATCACACTGATCATCGGCACCGGCGACTTCACCTTGAAGTTCGGCCAGTTCGCGCTGGGCGGCATCGGCACCGCGACTTTCGGGGCGATCATTCTCTACGCACTTCTGGGCGGAACGCGCAACGCCTCGGCCCCGGCAAAGTGA
- a CDS encoding dihydrofolate reductase family protein, protein MRKLILQMQMSVDGCVAASNSGLDWQLWGWGDRWNWDDALKQYFNEVFESIDTILLSRKIVEEGYLDHWGRAARNHPADPYYAFAQKIVDARKVVLTDKLDASRWPRTAVAAGRMADEVNALKRQPGAGILCIGGVGFASSLVAEGLVDEFQFFVNPAAVGGGRSVFHDQRNGHSLRLLGAQAYKCGIVVTRYAPATKDNTPPRYQPLPDFT, encoded by the coding sequence ATGAGAAAGCTCATCCTGCAGATGCAGATGTCGGTCGATGGCTGCGTCGCAGCGTCCAATTCCGGACTCGACTGGCAACTCTGGGGTTGGGGCGACCGCTGGAACTGGGACGACGCACTCAAGCAGTACTTCAACGAAGTCTTCGAGTCGATCGACACCATTCTCCTGAGCCGCAAGATCGTCGAGGAGGGCTATCTCGACCACTGGGGCCGCGCCGCACGCAACCATCCCGCGGATCCGTACTACGCCTTTGCGCAGAAAATTGTCGATGCGCGCAAGGTCGTGCTCACCGACAAGCTCGACGCCTCGCGGTGGCCGCGGACCGCAGTAGCAGCAGGGCGCATGGCCGACGAAGTGAATGCGCTCAAGCGGCAGCCGGGCGCCGGCATCCTCTGCATCGGCGGCGTGGGCTTTGCGTCGTCGCTGGTGGCCGAGGGCCTCGTCGACGAGTTCCAGTTCTTCGTCAACCCGGCCGCCGTGGGCGGCGGTCGATCGGTGTTTCACGACCAGCGCAACGGCCACAGCTTGCGCCTGCTCGGCGCGCAGGCCTACAAATGCGGCATCGTGGTCACCCGATATGCCCCTGCAACGAAGGACAACACGCCGCCGCGATACCAGCCCTTACCTGATTTCACCTGA
- a CDS encoding TetR family transcriptional regulator C-terminal domain-containing protein translates to MDAKTQKAELTRAAIIGAAMDLALTDGLEAITLQAVASRLALSKSGVFSRVGSREALQKAAIEEYGRRFLADVFVPAMQKPKGLARLEQIVERWIARTRDIEAETGCLYMAGAFEYDDREGELRDLLLSEITRWRAALRRTVLQAVETGELRADTDAGQVVSEINGLIMGLLHDARFLRDPQAADRARQTWQRLLSSYRA, encoded by the coding sequence ATGGACGCCAAGACCCAGAAAGCCGAACTCACCCGCGCCGCCATCATCGGCGCGGCGATGGATCTCGCGCTGACCGACGGCCTCGAAGCGATCACGCTGCAGGCCGTGGCCAGCCGGCTGGCGCTTTCCAAGAGCGGTGTGTTCTCGCGCGTGGGTTCGCGCGAGGCGCTGCAGAAGGCCGCGATCGAAGAGTACGGCCGCCGCTTCCTGGCCGACGTGTTCGTGCCGGCGATGCAAAAACCCAAGGGCCTGGCGCGGCTCGAGCAGATCGTCGAGCGCTGGATCGCGCGCACGCGCGACATCGAGGCGGAAACCGGCTGCCTCTACATGGCCGGGGCCTTCGAGTACGACGACCGCGAAGGCGAGCTGCGCGACCTGCTGCTATCCGAGATCACGCGCTGGCGCGCCGCGCTGCGCCGCACGGTGCTGCAGGCCGTCGAGACCGGCGAGCTGCGTGCCGACACCGACGCCGGGCAGGTCGTCAGCGAGATCAATGGCCTCATCATGGGCCTGCTGCACGACGCGCGCTTCCTGCGCGACCCCCAGGCCGCCGATCGCGCCAGGCAAACCTGGCAGCGGCTTCTTTCCAGCTATCGCGCCTGA
- a CDS encoding alpha/beta fold hydrolase: protein MTGTTTTSAATHAAQSNYYRLGRVMRTLRFGLTTAQRLWPALGVRAAYRLFGTPLPPKWLYRGQGPGAEWRREGWAFENASLGLYHLATQDSGAESAPIVLLVHGWGGHAGQMLALAQAMAGEGLRPVLLELPAHGRSAGIMSNSPQFARAISYVVARLVADGHALRAAVAHSMGANALGLAAAQGLRAERLVLLAPPASAREFTRYFAHTFGLSEATRLAMQRLFEAREGLLMAQLEPPAVGPRIVQPTLIVHDRDDRVNRFADAEAYRDAIKGARLVATEGLGHRRILKEDDVLRQVARFVAQP from the coding sequence ATGACGGGCACCACCACCACCTCCGCGGCCACCCATGCCGCACAGTCGAACTACTACCGCCTCGGCCGCGTGATGCGCACGCTGCGCTTCGGCCTCACCACCGCGCAGCGCCTGTGGCCCGCACTGGGCGTGCGCGCCGCCTACCGGCTGTTCGGCACGCCGCTGCCGCCGAAGTGGCTCTATCGCGGCCAGGGGCCGGGCGCCGAGTGGCGGCGCGAGGGCTGGGCTTTCGAGAACGCGAGCCTCGGCCTCTATCACCTGGCCACGCAGGATTCAGGCGCGGAGTCGGCACCGATCGTGCTGCTGGTGCACGGCTGGGGCGGCCACGCGGGGCAGATGCTGGCGCTGGCCCAGGCCATGGCTGGCGAAGGACTGCGGCCCGTGCTGCTGGAGCTGCCGGCCCACGGTCGGAGCGCGGGCATCATGAGCAACTCGCCGCAGTTCGCGCGGGCCATTTCGTACGTGGTTGCACGGCTCGTCGCAGACGGCCATGCGCTGCGCGCAGCGGTCGCGCATTCGATGGGCGCCAACGCGCTCGGGCTGGCCGCCGCACAGGGCTTGCGCGCCGAGCGGCTGGTGCTGCTCGCACCACCGGCGTCGGCGCGCGAGTTCACGCGGTATTTCGCGCACACGTTCGGGCTGAGCGAAGCGACGCGGCTCGCCATGCAACGGCTGTTCGAAGCGCGGGAAGGTCTGTTGATGGCGCAGCTGGAGCCGCCGGCGGTCGGTCCGCGCATCGTTCAGCCGACGCTGATCGTGCATGACCGCGACGATCGCGTGAACCGCTTTGCCGACGCGGAGGCCTACCGCGATGCGATCAAGGGGGCGCGGCTGGTGGCCACGGAGGGGTTGGGACACCGCCGCATCCTCAAGGAAGACGACGTGCTGCGGCAGGTGGCGCGCTTTGTGGCGCAGCCCTGA
- a CDS encoding RcnB family protein, with protein MIIKSKSMAVAAAALAMCMAAGSAFAQDRGPDRGNDRGDDRGNARSEQQDRRSDRGNDRSDDRSNGRYEQQDRRFDRHDYRRGDRYSREDYRPGRQFDRRGYPQPHAEWRRGGRVPAEYRGRNYVVNDYRAYRLQPPPRGYQWVGVGGDYVLAAIATGVIAQIIVGSQ; from the coding sequence ATGATCATCAAATCAAAGAGCATGGCCGTCGCTGCTGCGGCGCTCGCGATGTGCATGGCGGCGGGAAGCGCCTTCGCACAAGACCGTGGCCCTGACCGCGGCAATGATCGCGGCGACGACCGTGGCAACGCCCGCTCCGAACAGCAGGACCGCAGGTCCGATCGTGGCAATGACCGCAGCGACGACCGCAGCAACGGCCGCTACGAGCAACAGGACCGCAGGTTCGACCGGCATGACTACCGGCGCGGCGACCGCTACAGCCGCGAGGACTACCGCCCCGGCCGGCAGTTCGACCGCCGCGGCTATCCGCAGCCGCATGCCGAGTGGCGCCGCGGTGGACGCGTGCCCGCCGAGTACCGCGGCCGCAACTACGTGGTGAACGACTACCGTGCGTATCGCCTGCAGCCGCCGCCGCGCGGCTACCAGTGGGTGGGTGTGGGTGGCGACTATGTGCTCGCGGCCATCGCGACCGGTGTGATCGCACAGATCATCGTCGGAAGCCAGTAA